A window of the Streptococcus sp. 116-D4 genome harbors these coding sequences:
- a CDS encoding ACT domain-containing protein, with product MKAIITVVGKDKSGIVAGVSGKIAELGLNIDDISQTVLDEYFTMMAVVSSDEKQDFTYLRNEFETFGQTLNVKINIQSAAIFEAMYNI from the coding sequence ATGAAAGCGATTATAACTGTTGTTGGTAAAGATAAATCTGGAATTGTTGCAGGTGTTTCTGGCAAAATTGCAGAATTAGGATTGAATATTGACGATATCTCTCAAACTGTCTTGGATGAATATTTCACGATGATGGCTGTCGTCTCTAGCGATGAAAAGCAAGATTTTACTTATCTTCGTAATGAGTTTGAAACTTTTGGACAAACTTTGAATGTGAAAATCAATATTCAGAGTGCAGCGATTTTCGAAGCTATGTATAATATCTAG